A stretch of the Arachis stenosperma cultivar V10309 chromosome 6, arast.V10309.gnm1.PFL2, whole genome shotgun sequence genome encodes the following:
- the LOC130932418 gene encoding phosphoenolpyruvate carboxylase-like: MFTELSVLYQEWSEERRQEWLLSELSGKRHLSGPDLPKTEEITDVLETFHVIAELPSDNFGAYIISMAIAPSDMLAVELLQRECHVKQPLRVVSLFEKLGDLESASAAVAQFFSIDWYKNRINRKQEVMIGYSDSGKDAGRLSAA, encoded by the exons ATGTTCACag AGTTATCCGTTTTGTACCAAGAGTGGTCTGAGGAACGCAGGCAGGAATGGCTCCTGTCAGAGCTCAGTGGAAAGCGCCATCTGTCCGGCCCTGATCTTCCCAAAACAGAAGAGATCACTGATGTTCTGGAAACCTTCCATGTCATTGCAGAACTTCCCTCAGACAACTTTGGTGCCTACATAATCTCAATGGCAATAGCACCGTCTGATATGCTTGCTGTTGAGCTCTTGCAACGGGAATGCCACGTGAAGCAACCGCTAAGGGTCGTATCATTGTTTGAAAAGCTTGGTGATCTTGAGTCTGCTTCTGCTGCAGTGGCACAGTTTTTCTCTATTGATTGGTACAAAAACCGAATCAACAGGAAGCAAGAAGTTATGATAGGATACTCAGACTCAGGAAAAGATGCGGGTCGTCTTTCTGCGGCTTAG